The Kordia sp. SMS9 DNA window CACGTTTTTTATGAGACGATAATTCCGAAGCGTTCTGAAATGTTTATCAAAGTCATTCCAAAAAATAAAAAACAAAACTTTAGTCTGTACGCGTATCAAGTTGGACTGAATAATGCGCAATTGCCACCAAATTTGAGCAGCTGTATTACGTGCGAAGAAGATTCCAAATGGGATCGTAAATGGCGTGGAAAAACACAAGATCATACGCGGAACGTTCGCGTGAATGCTATCAATCGACCTTATAAAATTGTAATTGCCGTTGTGGGCGCAGAAGGTTTGACGGAAGGCGATTTTGAATTGGAAATTGAAATAAAAAAGTAAATAAAGTGTAGCTTTCCTTTTTGTAGTTTTCCTTTCGGGAAAATTACATTGCTGTATCAACAAAACCAAAAACTCACAAATTCTCCCTATTTTTGCAGCATGAAACAAGTAGGGAAGAAGGACATACGCGCATTGAGCAAAGAACAACTTCGAGAATTCTTTGTATCGCAAGGAGACAAGGCGTTTCGTGGAAATCAAGTCTATGAATGGTTGTGGCAAAAAGGAGCACATAATTTTGAAGACATGACCAATGTTTCGAAAGAAACGCGCAAAATGCTGGAAGAAAACTTTGTTATCAATCATATTCGTGTGGACAAAATGCAACGTAGCAATGATGGAACCATCAAAAATGCAGTGCGCTTGCATGACGGATTGGTGGTGGAATCTGTATTAATTCCGACATCTTCACGAACTACTGCATGTGTATCGAGTCAAGTTGGTTGTAGTTTGGATTGTAAATTTTGTGCGACTTCACGATTAAAACGCATGCGAAATCTGAATCCTGATGAAATTTACGATCAAGTTGTAGCGATTGACCGCGAGAGCAGATTGTATCATGGCAGACCGTTATCAAACATTGTATTCATGGGAATGGGCGAACCGTTGATGAATTATAACAATGTATTAAAAGCAATTGATAAAATTACTTCGGATGAAGGTCTAGGAATGTCACCAAAGCGAATTACCGTGTCTACTTCGGGCGTGCCAAAAATGATCAAAAAAATGGCAGATGATGAAGTGAAATTCAAACTAGCAGTTTCATTACATTCTGCAATAGACGAAGTTCGAACTGAAATCATGCCGTTCAACGAACACTTTCCATTGAAAGATTTAAAAGAAGCCTTGGCGTATTGGTATGACAAAACTAAAAATAAAATCACTTACGAATACGTAGTTTGGGATGGTATCAACGATCAACAAAAAGACATCAATGCGTTGGTAAAATTCTGCAAAGATGTACCAAGTAAAGTCAATCTTATAGAATACAATCCTATTGATGACGGACAATTTCAACAAGCAAGCAACAAAGCAATTGATCGCTATGTAGATTCATTAGAACAAAATGGTATTACCGTTACGGTACGACGTTCTAGAGGAAAAGATATTGATGCTGCGTGTGGACAATTGGCAAATAAGGAATAGTTTTTAATGTATCAATGTATCAATGTATCAATGTATCAATTTGATAATTTCAAAATGTGCCAATGTAGTTTGCGTTTCAATGCTCGGTTCAGCTTTAATTTGTAGCGTTTTTTTAGAGGAACTATTTTTCAATCATTCAATTTCAATAGATAAAGGTGTCAATGTTCTTCCTTCAAATGCAGGATGATTTTTTTCATACTTATCTACTTTAAAAATAGAAGCATTGGTTTCGATCGGGTTTTGAAATTGCCAAATAATGGTGCCTGAGGTATTTATTTCTAAAAGTGTTCCTGTTCTTCCAGCGGTAATGAGTGTATTTCCATTGGGCAATCTTTTTGCGCCAGAAAGTCTGGAAGAGTAAATAGCTTCACTATCATACGACCAAATAGGAGCCTCTGGAAGTTGTGTGGTGTTGGGAACCAAATCATACGTTCCATCTGAAAGCTGAGGAATCAAAATTTCTTCAACAGACGATTTTTCAGCGAAAGAATTATTGTTAAAAACCATGAAGTTTCCGCCATTATTTACTGTATTTCCAATCCAAGTAACGTCATGTTGACCAAACAAACGTTGATCTTCAGCAGTGCCTGAATTATAGGTTTGCGGATTTCCCCAACGATACAATAAATCACCTCCTTTATTGCTATTTCCTCCTGAATGTGATGCAGCTTCTGCGGTAGAAGTGCTGTGATCAATGATCCAAAACTCATTAAAAACTCTAGAACTCACTACAATTTGATCCAATTCTTCAATATAATCAATGGAATTTAAGTGATTAAAATTTGCATCGCCGCCTGAAAAATTAATATTAATTAATTCGGGATGATCAGAAACGACACCGAAATTTTCTTTGGTGGCATCATGGTCTTGAATCAAATGATCCCAAACAGACCATTCCCAAACTATATTAGCTTGATTATTAGGTAGCGGTTGAATTTCTATAATCTTACATGGCCAAACTTTGTTTTGAAACAATAAATTCGGATTTCGTCCTTCTGCAAGTGCTTCATTTTCAGATTTATATTCCCAAACCAATGCTAATATATTGCCGTTTGGCAACAAAGTTAAATCATGATGCAATACATAAGTAGCGGTATTATATTCCCAAAACCAAATTTGATCTCCGTCAAAGTTTAAAATTTCGATAGCACCTGTTGCGCCGCCACCAGAAAATTCAGAAGTGTCTTGTCGCAATGCCCTAATTAAATTCCCTTCATCTGTTAAATACGCCATCAATGCACTTGTGTTAGCTTCCCATTGATGCACTACAAAGCCTTCATTATTAATAAGAAAACTATCTGTTGAACCCATAGGCGAAACTAGCGTGTAGGCATCATAAATTCCATCTTCATACTGAACAATATTTTCACTGAGTTCTACAGGTAGTACTGGCGTCACCATATCATCATCCTTACAGCTGAATATACATACGAAGCAACATGCTACAAATAAAGATGTTATAATTCTTTTCATAATAAAGGAATTATTTTAAAAAAGTGCAATTCCGAAACACATTATAAAAGTTAATGTGAACATCAGAATTACACTTTTGTTTCTAAAAGATATTTTTACTTTACAAGTATTTTAAATGTCTTTGTTTTATTGTTAATGCTAACCTTAGCAAAATATACGCCAGCATCTACAGTATTTAAAGATACTTCATGCGTTCTTGAATTCAATTCAGAATTTAAGATCTGTTGTCCAATTGTATTGTATAATACAAAATTAGACATAGGTTCGGTAGCTTGCATTGTCATAACTTCCGTTTCATAATTAATGAAGTGTTTAAAGTTATCTGCATCAAACTCTTCTACTCCCAATGTTTCTGTAACGCCTAAACCTAAAAGCATTAATAGATTAGGAGAATTTGTTGTGGTTGCACGAACAGCTACATAATAGGTACCATCTGAAGGTGGACTAAAAGTTTCTGTAACACTATATGCTTGTGTAATTAAATCATTACCCATAGTATCTCCAAAAGCTCCAGATTGTGTAATGTTTGTATACGTTCCTAACAAGGATTGGTAGGTGGCAGTAGACGACTGACTATCTGTAATGTATAATTCAAAACTTTCATCAGCAGCTGAATTAAGATCAAATGCATTATAAATCACTTGTATACCGTACGTATTGATGGTAGTCATGTCCATTCTTTGAGAAAATAACCAATCATCTTTTGCTACTTCGGTAGCTGCTTGTGGAAAAACAACCATAAAGCTGTCATTTGCTCCATCACCATCTAAGTCGTTAATATCGGTGTTGTAGGACCATACTGGACTGATCATGTCAGCATCTTCAAGTGCCCAACAATCTAGGACAGTTCCGTCTGCAAAATTTTCCGAAAATGGATATGTTGCTGAACCTGTACAATCTCTTAGCGATCTGAATCCAATAGGACCAACCCAAGCGCTGTCTCCGTTAGAGCCTCCACAATTGGCACGAATAAAAAAGTCATAATTCGTATTCGGCGTTAAGCCCATAAATACATAGTTTGGTGTCATAATATTAGAAACCAATGTTCCTGTTCCTTGAGTAAAGCCATCTGCTCCCCATTCTATTTCCCAAGTTGGTGTCCCCGTATTTGTATCGGTCCAACCTAAATCAAAAGTAGTTGAAGTAGCAGCATTGCCCACAAATCCAGAAGGATCTAGACATACTGCAGCAGCTTCGGTAAGTGTAAATTCAAAACCAAAAGAACTCCATCTGTTATCCCAAACAATATAATACGTTGTGTTTGCAACAGTATTAAATGTAGCTTCTGATAAATAGTTTCCGCCTGGGTAATCTACATCGTCACTTCCAGAAAGACAAACCAATGCTCCACAAGTTCCTTCATAAATTTGTAATCGGGTGTCTCCGTTCAAATTAGCCGGTAAAATATTAGAAGATACTGTTGCAGATCCTGAGGCTGTTGGAGTGTATGTATACCATTCGGCGGCGGCGGCGGTAGTGGTTCCTCCTGAACAAATGGTTGTAGTGCCTTCAGTTCCGTTTACAGCAAGAACGTTATACGTACCAGCTGTAATTGCTTGTGCTGTTGCACAGGTGTCTTGAGCAATTCCTGTATAGGTAAAGATCAAGAAACTAAAAAATAAAAAAGTAATTTTTCTCATAAGCGAGGCTTTATATGTTAATAATGTTCAAGTTATAAAAAAATATCACATAGAAGCATGTAACACGATTTTTTCTCATAAACGTTAACATTTTTAAAGATTTGATAAAAAAGAAAGGCTAAAATTTGATACTCTCTAAAATGAATTTGTCATTGTTAAAACTAGCAGTATCAAAGGAAATCCATGGAACTTACTATATTAGCTATTTCCGACAACGAAAATAAAACGACGAATTGCACTCAGAAGTGTTTGAATCTTGTTAAAAAGGACATAAATCATAGAATTAGTTAATATCTTTGCAAATACATGAAAGTAGTCGCGCAGATAAAACAACCGATTGTCAAGGAAATGGAGCTTTTTGAAAAGAAGTTTTACTCCTCAATGTCTTCAAAAGTCGCACTACTCAACCGAATTACACACTATATTGTCAATAGAAAAGGAAAGCAAATGCGTCCAATGTTTGTTTTTTTAGTCTCTAAAATGACTTCTGACGGAATTGTCAATGAACGCACTTATCGCGGTGCTTCTGTTATTGAATTGATTCACACGGCAACCTTAGTACACGATGATGTAGTCGATGATTCCAACCGTAGAAGAGGTTTTTTCTCTATCAATGCTTTATGGAAAAATAAAATTGCGGTCTTAGTAGGCGATTTTTTACTGTCGAAAGGATTATTATTATCGATTGATAATGGTGATTTTGATTTATTGAGAATCATCTCTGTGGCAGTTCGCGAAATGAGTGAAGGAGAATTGCTTCAAATTGAAAAAGCACGCCGATTAGATATCACAGAAGAAATCTACTACGAGATCATTCGCCAAAAAACAGCCACCTTAATTGCAGCGTGTTGTGCCATGGGTGCACAATCTGTAAATGCTCCGGAAGAAGAAGTAGAACGCATGCGATTGTTTGGTGAATATATCGGAATGGCGTTTCAGATTAAAGACGATTTATTCGATTACGGACAAACGCAAATTGGGAAACCCACAGGAATTGATATCAAAGAGCAAAAAATGACACTTCCACTCATTTATGCACTAAATCATTGCACGAAAGAAGAGAAAAAGTGGGCAATCAATTCGATAAAAAATCACAATAAGGACAAAAAAAGAGTCAAAGAAGTCATTGCTTTTGTAAAAAAAACTGGCGGATTGGAATATGCGGTCAAACAAATGAAAAGCTATCAAGAAAAAGCGCTCGTGCTGCTTGAAACCTACCCAAAATCCATTTATAAAGACTCTTTAGAATTGATGGTCAACTACGTAATTGATAGAAAAAAATAATTTTTTTTCATTCTCAGACAACCATTTGCATAAAAATTGCGTCTATGTCAATAGAAAGCAGCTTGTAAAGTCAACGATCTTGGCGCAAGCTCACGAGACATTAAGAAGAATCAATTAAAACATTTCGGCGTAAGCGTCGGAACATTTAAATCTCGATTATCGAGTGAAAGTTATACAATTACATCTACAAGAAGGACAACTCATTAAGCGAGCAAAGCGCAACGACCGAAAAGCGCAGCAAGTACTGTATGCACAACACGCGCCAAAAATGTTGAGTGTTTGTAGATATTACATTGCTAACCTTCACGATGCAGAAGAAGTAATGCTTTCCGGGTTTTTCAAAGTATTTACACAACTAAAAACCTATAAAAACAAAGGAAGTTTTGAAGGTTGGATTCGGAGAATCATGATTCGAGAATCCATTTCGTTTCTCCGGAAAAGAAAATTACTAGTTGCGGTTGACGAAATTGAAAACTATACCGAAATCACCGAATGTGAAGTCAATGTAAATGCAGGTGTGGAGGAAATTCAAAAAGCGATAGACGCGTTGCCAAAAGGATATAAAATTGTATTCAATTTATATGAAATAGAAGGCTACAAACATCAAGAAATTGCCGAAATGCTCAATATTTCAGTAAGCACGTCCAAAACGCAACTATTCAAAGCAAAAAAGACGCTTCAAACACAATTACGATCAAAAAAAAACAGAGCTAATGAAATCGCATGAAATCAAAAACATATTAGAAGAGCGTACGATTGAAGTATCTGAACATTCATGGGAAAAGCTCGCAGGACAATTAGATGCGAATGATCGCAAGAAACGTAGTAAAAAAATCTACATTCCGTACGCTGCATGTTTGGCATTGCTAGTCAGTTGGTTGGTTTTTATGATGGTACAATCTGAAGAAACTACCAATACTGATGAGATTGCAAATCAAGAGAATACTACGAAACCCATCATCACGAAAACCAAAGAGAATTCTCAAGACATTGTCATTCCAACAAAAGAAAAAATACAAGAAGTCATTGTTAAAGATACAGAAGTTGTAGTGGAAACAAATACTTCTAAAGATGCCGACGAAAAAGAAATAGTTCCAAAAGCTACAGCAGAATTCACTACTGAACTACAAAAGGAAATTAAAAATGCGGTGGTGATTCAAGAAAAAATAATACCACAAAAAATAGAAACCGTTATTGAAGAAAAAGAAGTCATTATCACCACAAACGACGATTTAAAAGCTTCTATTGTAGCCTTATTAAAAGAAGAAAAAAGAACGGTAACCAATGCAGAAATTGATTTGTTGCTGAAAGAAGCGCGAGAATCACTCAAATATTTAGAAGTTACTAAAGAAAAAGTGAATAATACAAATTTTGCTACCGCAGACGAATTGTTGAACGAAGTAGAATATGAACTCGACAAATCATTCAAGCAACGTGTATTTGAGCTTGTGAAACGAAATGTAAAACGAACACGAACCGCCGATATCGACCGATAAAGTTCCTAGCGAACACAGAAAAAAATCATCAATTAATAGTAAAAAAACGAACATGAAAACAAGTACACTCTATGTATGCCTGGCATTCTTATGCCTACATTTTACGGTAAATGCACAACAAAAAGATAGCATTCCAAGCACAACTAAAGATTCTATCGCACTCAAAAAAGAAGCAGAAAAAAAGTATCTCGAAAGACAATTGCGTGTGATTACTTTGGACGAAAAAGAATCTCTAAAACTAGAAGTGCAAAAAATTAATAGAGATCTTGAATTAGGCAACATTACCACTAAAGAAGCGGAAGAACGTAAAAAGAAAGCAGCCATGTTATCCGCAGCCAATATTGAATATCGTATGGCAAAAGTAAAGCGAGAATTGTTGACAGATTATTACGTTCAGGAAGACGGAACGTTTATTCGTTTAGGCGAAATTTTTGATTCACGTATTATTAAAAAACGTTCTATTCGTTACGATCGCCGTACAAAATCAGATATTATATTTGCTTTTGGTTTCAATAATGCAATTCAAGAAGGTGTATCGCTCAGTGACTCAGAGTATAGAATGGCAGGTTCACGCTTCTTTGAATTTGGAATTTTGTGGAGTACGCGTGTTGCCAAAAATCACAACTTTGTGCGTTTTTGCTACGGATTAACGCTGCAATACAACAGCTTAAAACCTACAGGAAATCGCTACTTTGTAGACAATAATAACGGATTAACAACTTTAGAACAATTTCCAAACGATTTGAATCGCTCCAAAATTCGAGTGACCAATTTAACTGTGCCGTTGTATTTTGAATTTGGACCTTCACGGAAAGTAGAAAACAAGCGTTTTGTACGTTACTATACCAACTCAAAATTCAAATTTGGAATTGGCGGTTATGTTGGAGTCAACTTAGCGGTAAAACAAAAATTGCGATATTCTGAAAATGGCGACAGAGTAGACCAAGAGATTCGAAGAAATTTCAATACCAATAATTTTGTTTACGGATTAGGTGCATATATTGGTTGGGATAGTATGAGCTTGTATTGTAAATACGATTTGTCACCAATCTTCAAAAGTCCAAACGCGGAACAACGCAACATTTCGCTTGGTGTGCGCTTGGATGTGTTTTAAATTGGAAACTAGATGTTAGACATTAGCTGTTAGTATTGAGAAGTGAGATATATGCTCTCAATACTAACATCTCACTACTCACTACTAAAAAAAACCAACACGTCACTTCGAGTAAAATCTTGAAAAGATTTTGTATCGAGAAGTACTTTGCTATTAAAAGGTTATCGGGAATTAGATCATATTCTCTAAAACGAAAATAGTCTTTAAACTCGTCTCAATACTAACAGCTCACTACTCACTACTAAAAAAGACAACACGTCACTTCGAGTAAAATCTTGAAAAGATTTTGTATCGAGAAGTACTTTGCTATTAAAAGGTTATCGGGAATTAGATCATATTCTCTAAAACGAAAATAGTCTTTAAACTCGTCTCAATACTAACAGCTCACAACTCACTACTAAAAAACACACACATGAAAATAGCAACCATACTCATTGCAATTTGTTTCTCGCTTTGCGCGAATGGACAAAGTTTGTCACAAGAAATCAACAAGACTAAAACACTGCTACATTTCGATACTCCAGAAACGTTAGACGCTTCACTTGATGCACTTGTAGCGCAAATAGGAGACAAGCGCATTGTGGCTTTGGGTGAAGATACACACGGAACCAAAGAATTTTATGAACTCCGTGCGGCAATCACCAAAAAACTTATTCAAGAAAAAGGATTCAACTTGGTTATCTTGGAAAATCCGTATGAAGATTTGGAAGCTTTATCGCAAAACTTGCAAACACAACCGATAGATTCACTCATAAAAACACATCTTTTTTCCATCTATCAAACGGAAAGTATGAAAAACTTTTTACAATGGTTACAAACGTACAATCAAACACATACGCCCATTGTATTTAAAGGTTGTGACGATTCGTATCGTGAACTATTGCCCGAAATGATTTCTATTGAATTGAAATCGAACATAACACCCGAAATGACCAATATTTTAAAAGAATTTCATGAACGTGTAACAGTAGAGGCAAGTGACTTTTATGTAAAATATCCTGATAAAAAACCTGTAAAAATTGACAATTACGGATATTATAGAGAAGTCTACCGTTTAATTCTTCAACTTGAAAAGGAAATCAAAAAAGAAAACAGTTCCTCCAAGTATTTGGACGAATTACTACTCAATGCAAAGAATTCCTATATCAATTATGAAATGATTTACACGGGAAAAATAATAACGCGCGACATTGTTATGGCAGAACGTGTAGCATTTTTTGCAAAAGATCCGAAGGCTAAAATTATCGTTTGGGCGCACAATGCGCATATTTCCAAAGAAGTAATCATTGACAACGAAATTGGCTTGATGGGCAGAAATCTAAAACAAGAATTTCCTAATGAATACGTAGCAATTGCCATGAGTAGTTTTAGCGGAAGCTATTCACATATAAAAAAGCGACTCATCAATGACGATCACGATTATGGCGATCAGCTTTATGAGGCTAACTATCCAACGCCGCCCGCAAATACCTTTGAAGAAAAATTAGGGCAAAACACTTCGGAAGCGTATTATTTTCACATCAATCAAAACATACAAAAAAGCTGTGCACAATTGCCAAAGCAAAAACTAAAACTCTTTGGCTACGGTATGAATGATGAAAAAGATTATTACGAAGTCAATCCTGCTCTGATGTATGATTATGTAGTTTTTGTCAAAAAAACGAATGCCACAAAACCGTTATTTAATTATGAACAGAAAAAATAAGTTTAGTACAGGGGATTAGCGAAAAAAGAGATACTGACCAAAGTATCTCTTTTTTTAGTCAATATTAGCGGAAACTTAGTACTTTTGAAGTTCATTCCTAAAAATCCCGAAACCATTGATTTCAAAATCAACCATAGATGCTGTATTTGATACTTCTCGCGTAGAAGAAGTAATTGGCGATTTTGTACAACTCAAAAAATCGGGAAGTAACTTCAAAGGATTAAGTCCATTCTCAGACGAACGAACACCGTCGTTTATGGTGTCGCCCGTAAAACAAATTTGGAAAGATTTTAGTTCGGGAAAAGGCGGAAATGTGGTAGCATTTCTTATGGAACACGAGCATTTTACCTATCCAGAAGCGATTCGGTATTTGGCGAATAAATACGGAATTGAAATAGAAGAAACGGAACGTACGGACGAAGAAAAAGCCTTAGCCAACGAAAAAGAAAGTATGTATTTGGTGTCAGAATACGCCAAAAAATATCATCAAGAAATATTGTGGGATTCACCGCAAGGAAAAGCCATCGGACTTACCTATTTTAAAGAACGTGGTTTTTCCATGGAAACCATCAAAAAATTTGGTTTGGGATATGCGTTGGACGAATGGAGCGCGTTTACAGATGCAGCATTAAAAGAAGGCTACAATCTTACGTATTTAGAAAAAACAGGTGTCACAATTGTTAAAGGTGAAAAACGTTTTGATCGTTTCAAAGGACGTGTCATGTTTCCCATTCACAGCATGAGCGGACGCGTATTGGGTTTTGGTGGACGAATTTTAACAAACGATAAAAAAGCAGCCAAATATCTCAATTCACCCGAAAGTGATATCTATCATAAAAGTAAAGTTCTCTACGGTTTATACTATGCAAAACAGGCAATTGCCAAAGAAGATAACTGTTATTTGGTAGAAGGCTACACGGATGTCATTCAAATGCATCAAGCGGGAATTCACAATGTGGTTTCCTCTTCGGGAACTGCCTTAACGGCGGAACAAATCCGTTTGATCAACCGTTTAACGAAAAATATTACCATTCTCTATGACGGAGATGCGGCAGGAATTCGGGCATCGCTTCGTGGAGTTGATTTAATTTTGGAACAAGGAATGAACGTGCGCGTGTGTACCTTTCCAGAAGGAGAAGATCCAGATAGTTTTACCAAAAACAATGCGTTGGAAGATGTGTTGGCGTACTTTGAAAACAATGTAAAAGATTTTATCAGTTACAAAGCTTCTTTATTGATGGAAGTTGCCAAAAATGATCCCATCAAAAAGGCAGAAGTCATCAATGACATGATGTCGAGTATTTCCAGAGTATCCGATCGCATCAAACAGGAATTATACTTGCGTGAAACGTCTCGTATCATGGACATTTCGGAAGAAGTGTTGTTTGCCACTTTGGCGCAATTGCAAAACAAAAACGTCAAGGAAGCCAACAAAAAAATCAAGCAAGAAAAAAAGGCGTTTGATGTCATCAAAACCGAAAAAAAGGCAGAAAGTGTCGATCAACAATATGTTTTAGAGCGAAAAATCATTGAAATATTACTACTCTACGGAAACATGGATGCTACATTTGAAGACTTGATTTTAAAAGAAGACGAAGACGGCGAACTCAAAATGGAGCGCGAATTGTTTGATGCCAAAGTGTTTCAAAAGCTCTACTTAGATTTACAGCAAGACGAAATTGATCTGGCAAATGAAAAATTTCAAAAAATATATTATAGAGCTATTGAAAAACTCAATGAAACAGGCACTTTAGAATTGGATACGTTTGTCAATGAAATAGAACCGGAAGTAGCGAGTGAAGTCACAGATATTCTCATGCGCGAAGAACGCTACGAATTGCACAATTGGGAAGCGCAAAACATTTTCGTAAAACCCAAAGAAGAAACCATTGCACAATTAACAAGCGAAACCATCTTGACCTTGCGTTGTTTCTTGATCAATCTTAAAATAGAAGAACTTAAGTTGAGTCTTTCTCCAGATACTAAAATAGAAGAAGCGCAAAACGTATTGGAAGATATCATAAATTACAATATGTTAAAAAAATCATTGTCTGAACAATTAAAAAGAGTGTTGTAAAAAACTACTTCTCTTAACGAATATGATTTTTATATCAAACTCGTTAACTTCCAAACGTCCCATCGAGTGATTTTTTGAAATAAAATGAAGAAAAATTGTATCGAGATGTGCTTGTGAAAAATAGCATACATTAATAGTATCGACTCTAGTGAATGCACATTTGAAAACTCTTACTAATTATTCTTGAGGTAAAAAACGTCACTAGAGAAGTTTACGAAGTGGCAGTCTGTTTATTGTATCACATGATTGTTCTTTGGAGTCACAGATTACCACTCTCCAATCAAGTTGGAGATCGCAAAGACGTTTCAAATAATACCATTTTATGTGTAAATTGGTATAAGTACAAAAAAACTCAATACTAATATCTCAATACTCAATACTAAATACTATCAAAAAGAATAAAAAGGCTATCGAGCGTAGTCGAGATAAAAAAAATGATGATATGCACATCATAAAATATACATATCATCATCAAAATTTTTACTGTAGTAAAGGGAAATCTTTACATAAAATGCAATTACAGTAATTCCAATGCTTTCGCTTGTTGTAGTAAATCAACTAAGTTGTCTACATTCAGCTTACGCATTAGGCGAGCTTTGTACGTGCTCACAGTTTTTTCGTTCAGATTTAGCTCTTCAGCAACATGTTTGTTACGTTTACCAGAAGCTAAAAGTTTTAACACTTCTACTTCTCTTGTAGACAAACGTCTGAAGAATCTGCGGGGTTTGTTTGTGCTTTCATCAAATGCTAATCGTTGCGCTAACTCATTACTAATGTAAATGCCTCCATTTACAACTTTCATAATAGCTTCTTTAATCACATTTGTAGCTACGGATTTTGATAAGTAACCAGAAGCTCCAGCTCTCAATGTGCTTACAGCGTAAACATCTTCTGAGTGTGAGCTAAACATAATTACTTTCACGTCGGCGAAGTCTTTTTTAAGTCTTCTTAAAGCAGTAATTCCATTGACCTCAGGGATGTCCATCTCAAGTAAAACAACATCTACTGTTTCTTGACTAATAAAGTCAAACAATTCAGAAGTTGTAGCAGCTTTTCCTAATACATCAATCTCAGTAGAGTTCTTGAACAAAGATTTAATTCCTTTTCGAACAATGGGATGATTGTCTGCA harbors:
- the dnaG gene encoding DNA primase; translation: MISKSTIDAVFDTSRVEEVIGDFVQLKKSGSNFKGLSPFSDERTPSFMVSPVKQIWKDFSSGKGGNVVAFLMEHEHFTYPEAIRYLANKYGIEIEETERTDEEKALANEKESMYLVSEYAKKYHQEILWDSPQGKAIGLTYFKERGFSMETIKKFGLGYALDEWSAFTDAALKEGYNLTYLEKTGVTIVKGEKRFDRFKGRVMFPIHSMSGRVLGFGGRILTNDKKAAKYLNSPESDIYHKSKVLYGLYYAKQAIAKEDNCYLVEGYTDVIQMHQAGIHNVVSSSGTALTAEQIRLINRLTKNITILYDGDAAGIRASLRGVDLILEQGMNVRVCTFPEGEDPDSFTKNNALEDVLAYFENNVKDFISYKASLLMEVAKNDPIKKAEVINDMMSSISRVSDRIKQELYLRETSRIMDISEEVLFATLAQLQNKNVKEANKKIKQEKKAFDVIKTEKKAESVDQQYVLERKIIEILLLYGNMDATFEDLILKEDEDGELKMERELFDAKVFQKLYLDLQQDEIDLANEKFQKIYYRAIEKLNETGTLELDTFVNEIEPEVASEVTDILMREERYELHNWEAQNIFVKPKEETIAQLTSETILTLRCFLINLKIEELKLSLSPDTKIEEAQNVLEDIINYNMLKKSLSEQLKRVL
- a CDS encoding response regulator transcription factor — encoded protein: MVKVLIADNHPIVRKGIKSLFKNSTEIDVLGKAATTSELFDFISQETVDVVLLEMDIPEVNGITALRRLKKDFADVKVIMFSSHSEDVYAVSTLRAGASGYLSKSVATNVIKEAIMKVVNGGIYISNELAQRLAFDESTNKPRRFFRRLSTREVEVLKLLASGKRNKHVAEELNLNEKTVSTYKARLMRKLNVDNLVDLLQQAKALELL